In Tursiops truncatus isolate mTurTru1 chromosome 19, mTurTru1.mat.Y, whole genome shotgun sequence, a genomic segment contains:
- the RPL18 gene encoding large ribosomal subunit protein eL18 isoform X3 produces the protein MGVDIRHNKDRKVRRKEPKSQDIYLRLLVKLYRFLARRTNSTFNQVVLKRLFMSRSNRPPLSLSRMIRKMKLPGREGKTAVVVGTITDDVRVQEVPKLKVCALRVSSRARSRILKAGGKILTFDQLALDSPKGCGTVLLSGPRKGREVYRHFGKAPGTPHSHTKPYVRSKGRKFERARGRRASRGYKN, from the exons GGAGTTGACATCCGCCACAACAAGGACCGAAAGGTTCGACGCAAGGAGCCCAAGAGCCAGGACATCTACTTGAGGCTGTTGGTCAAG ctGTACAGGTTTCTGGCCAGACGAACCAACTCCACCTTCAATCAAGTTGTGCTGAAGAGGTTGTTCATGAGTCGCAGCAACCGGCCACCTCTGTCCCTTTCCCGGATG ATTCGGAAGATGAAGCTTCCTGGCCGAGAAGGCAAAACGGCTGTGGTGGTGGGGACTATAACGGACGACGTGCGTGTCCAGGAGGTGCCCAAACTGAAG GTGTGTGCTCTTCGAGTGAGCAGCCGCGCCCGGAGCCGCATCCTCAAGGCGGGGGGCAAGATCCTCACCTTCGACCAGTTGGCGCTGGACTCGCCCAAGGGCTGTGGCACTGTCCTCCTGTCTG gtcCTCGCAAGGGCCGAGAGGTGTACCGGCATTTCGGCAAAGCCCCAGGAACCCCGCATAGCCACACCAA ACCCTATGTACGCTCCAAGGGCCGGAAGTTCGAGCGCGCCAGAGGCCGACGGGCCAGCCGTGGCTACAAGAACTAA
- the RPL18 gene encoding large ribosomal subunit protein eL18 isoform X1, translating into MGVDIRHNKDRKVRRKEPKSQDIYLRLLVKLYRFLARRTNSTFNQVVLKRLFMSRSNRPPLSLSRMIRKMKLPGREGKTAVVVGTITDDVRVQEVPKLKVCALRVSSRARSRILKAGGKILTFDQLALDSPKGCGTVLLSDQPEPPLPSLPQVLARAERCTGISAKPQEPRIATPNPMYAPRAGSSSAPEADGPAVATRTNPRSYLVIKKILDANGLLCIIGERGWGRERIRTGGENAFVWGNGCHAPFWGDQPLE; encoded by the exons GGAGTTGACATCCGCCACAACAAGGACCGAAAGGTTCGACGCAAGGAGCCCAAGAGCCAGGACATCTACTTGAGGCTGTTGGTCAAG ctGTACAGGTTTCTGGCCAGACGAACCAACTCCACCTTCAATCAAGTTGTGCTGAAGAGGTTGTTCATGAGTCGCAGCAACCGGCCACCTCTGTCCCTTTCCCGGATG ATTCGGAAGATGAAGCTTCCTGGCCGAGAAGGCAAAACGGCTGTGGTGGTGGGGACTATAACGGACGACGTGCGTGTCCAGGAGGTGCCCAAACTGAAG GTGTGTGCTCTTCGAGTGAGCAGCCGCGCCCGGAGCCGCATCCTCAAGGCGGGGGGCAAGATCCTCACCTTCGACCAGTTGGCGCTGGACTCGCCCAAGGGCTGTGGCACTGTCCTCCTGTCTG atcAGCCTGAGCCAccgcttccttcccttccccaggtcCTCGCAAGGGCCGAGAGGTGTACCGGCATTTCGGCAAAGCCCCAGGAACCCCGCATAGCCACACCAA ACCCTATGTACGCTCCAAGGGCCGGAAGTTCGAGCGCGCCAGAGGCCGACGGGCCAGCCGTGGCTACAAGAACTAACCCCAGATCCTACCTTGTTATTAAAAAGATTTTGGATGCTAATGGCCTTTTGTGTATTATTGGGGaacggggttgggggagggagaggatcaGAACCGGCGGTGAGAACGCCTTTGTTTGGGGGAATGGTTGCCACGCCCCTTTCTGGGGAGACCAGCCTTTGGAGTGA
- the RPL18 gene encoding large ribosomal subunit protein eL18 isoform X2 — protein sequence MTGVTVPGVDIRHNKDRKVRRKEPKSQDIYLRLLVKLYRFLARRTNSTFNQVVLKRLFMSRSNRPPLSLSRMIRKMKLPGREGKTAVVVGTITDDVRVQEVPKLKVCALRVSSRARSRILKAGGKILTFDQLALDSPKGCGTVLLSGPRKGREVYRHFGKAPGTPHSHTKPYVRSKGRKFERARGRRASRGYKN from the exons GGAGTTGACATCCGCCACAACAAGGACCGAAAGGTTCGACGCAAGGAGCCCAAGAGCCAGGACATCTACTTGAGGCTGTTGGTCAAG ctGTACAGGTTTCTGGCCAGACGAACCAACTCCACCTTCAATCAAGTTGTGCTGAAGAGGTTGTTCATGAGTCGCAGCAACCGGCCACCTCTGTCCCTTTCCCGGATG ATTCGGAAGATGAAGCTTCCTGGCCGAGAAGGCAAAACGGCTGTGGTGGTGGGGACTATAACGGACGACGTGCGTGTCCAGGAGGTGCCCAAACTGAAG GTGTGTGCTCTTCGAGTGAGCAGCCGCGCCCGGAGCCGCATCCTCAAGGCGGGGGGCAAGATCCTCACCTTCGACCAGTTGGCGCTGGACTCGCCCAAGGGCTGTGGCACTGTCCTCCTGTCTG gtcCTCGCAAGGGCCGAGAGGTGTACCGGCATTTCGGCAAAGCCCCAGGAACCCCGCATAGCCACACCAA ACCCTATGTACGCTCCAAGGGCCGGAAGTTCGAGCGCGCCAGAGGCCGACGGGCCAGCCGTGGCTACAAGAACTAA